In the Arachis stenosperma cultivar V10309 chromosome 8, arast.V10309.gnm1.PFL2, whole genome shotgun sequence genome, GTCCgaaataaaaggaaaatgaaAGCATAGTGCTTCCAACGGAACCAAGCTTTAACAAAgtgatggatttcaaaatctattacattgttaattaatgcatggggaacatgagagagaaaatACAGCTGAATTGATTGATGGGTGTTATGTCAAACACGCCACTCTATGctaagggaagtaaaagcaagctatgcctaattaatttgtttaactTCTTTgcattgcttttcttttcttcagattcctttcattctctctcatctctttcttcttctctattcGGTCCTTGTCCAGGAAACAATGGACGCCGAGCTCTTcaacgaagaaaaggaaagagttGCATGCTTCAAGACCATCGAGcaaatgatggcaagaaaacacaCCAAAAGAAAGATGAGCTGTGGCTAAGATACTTACCAAATGTGGTTAGATTTGGTGAAGCAATCTTgagcctttcatgctcaaaatggaagaagaagattcggccagaagggagattcttgaagcatggcttgtcttcGAATCTGaccaaccaccacagggagtagctagagtggcgaagtgatagTTGGAGGCAGAgtttgaagcagatgaagtcatcatcatcatgaggcatcaagggccagaaatccatcttggagagcaagccaaggatggagagcccggattgatgaaggttgatgatcaagaaaggactagaggtaattgcatgttggttaatgcatggttatctcttttctctctgtgtggccgaaccggtttgttgaaggaggaagaggTTGGTTCGGTTTTTGGCTTCAATATGTGGAGGCTCCTctcttctataataagggtggACAACCATTgtttgaagcaaggagaaaatttgagagtgcaaggcacagagttctcagagctacctgagctaatagatttctcttctccttcaatgtattctgtttagtatttttctgtttaattttgtcatgtcttgagtctcatggtaaaaggcaaacaagtgaggtttgtaatgaaaaagccatagagcggaaaaaggcagagagtgcaaaattaaaagaaaagccattgatgtcttagagttcctttgtacatctttgttgtgtatcatgattctgtgggaatccccttgtaagttgggttagcactttacaagttgtaatcagattgattatagtgaaattccatcatgtttgtgatggagactggatgtaggctgcactgcacttagcagccgaaccaggatatatctgggtgcaagttctttctctttctactccatttctgttttctaCCACACACGAGCAAAAGCCAGaattatctcgtgccaagtgacgagacaaaacaaaaagtctcgtggcaagggacgagacaaaacaaagttgctcgtgtcaagtgacgagcaaaaacagaaaagtcttcTCTGAAGTTCAGCAAGTGCCAGCATttaaaaagggggctaagattcaaccccccccttctcttagccactgaaaccatcagaTTACTATGCTAAATGAATGAGGGAGAAATGGTCTTCATCTTCTTAGGTTCTTCGTTATCACGACTTGAATAGCTATGTTTAgctgaaaaacaaaaagcatcgGGTCTAAGCAAagggaaaaaaaatagaagaaaacaaAAGGTTACGCGCATTACTTGTGGAAAATTAGTAAATGGACAGTGTTTGATTTGCATATCAATCTTTTGTCCTTGGAGCACATCATACGAGtatattgaaagaaaattttccTATAAGACAAAGATAAACATTACAATTTAATGAAAGTATTATAAGTTAAAGTGCCTAGAATGTGCAAAGAACATTATTGTTTAAGGAAATTCCCATGAATTAGACGTGTAGTGAAACGAATATTTGATGAATCCATTGCAAAGAGAGTGAGTGGACTTGGGAGAGTGATGGTCAAAATAAGCGAACAATAGAGAGTGAGTGCAAACGAATATATATCacaatttttctttaatttttttttaatttgtttttaggaccaccatcacttatatcgcaatcttctttcttcttcttcatggaaCCTGGTTGGCGTTGTCACTTTTTAGTCTTTATCCATCTCTCTGAAATTGACATTGCAAGTTGCAGCACGACCTTGTCAAAGTCTTCAGGCACAAGACAAGTCAACACCTTTGTTGAGTGAATAGATTAAGAGTAGTTTATATAGTGCAAAATATATGGTGTGATTCGATGAGTAAAGTGTAAGAACAGCATACTTgcaaaaagagaaaattaattGTTGCTAGTTCAAAAAAGAGAGATGGAGATTGAGTTATAAAGAATGTAAAATTAGTATAAAGTTATTTTGgtaaaaaactaaataaaataaagaaaacagagaaaaattatttatttctaattgaTGGATGGTTTATATCAAAGAAGTGTATTTATAAATTGAGTCTCCTTAATTCAGTTTAATGCAATTCAtccaacaaaaataataataacagaGAGAGGTGTATTCTCCTTTTGTCAAGAGAGAGTATTATTGCAATCTTCTTTTGATAGAAAGAAGTTGTAATTTTCaaagaaatttattttatacaaattttaattttttaatatatatattttactgTGTCATTTGTCTGGTtcctaataaaaaatacttCACCATCTACTAGAACATATGATGGCAAACTACCAAACTAAGCTAACATTAACAGTACATACAATTTACTCCATGTAGCTAACTATAATACAGGCCAAATATATTTGGATTATATCAAGTGACTTTTTATTCGGCAActtaaaaagaaacaaaatacaAACTTTTCACACAACTCCAAGTAAGAAATCAGTCTAATTCTTGGATCACTTCTAAATCTTGGATAATCTGTCTTGCAGGCACACCAATTTTAGAATATTTTCTTGAAGGCCCTGTGGAAGCAAAAGGATTAGGAGGGATTGGTAATGTGTCTTGGTCTCCCTCCAACATTTGAAGCACTGTCTGCATTGATGGTCGATCCACTGCATGCCATTGGATGCACCAAAGCCCCACTGTTGCTAGCTGCTTAGCAATTTTAGCATCCCCTTCATCTTCAATATGAATTCTcatttcttccttctcttccAAAAGATTATGAATCCATTCAGGGTAGTAAATATGGCTGCTATTTTCTTCTACATCCTCCGTTATCTTTTTCCCTCCAATTGTTTCAAGCAGCATCATTCCGTAGCTATAAACATCAGACTTGTAAGATACATTTCCAAAGTTTCTTGAGAAAACTTCGGGCGCAATGTATCCCAAAGTTCCTCTAGCTGCTGTCATTGACACTACACTTTGATCCTTGGAACATAATTTAGctaaaccaaaatcacaaatttTAGGAGTAAAATTGTGGTCTAGCAACACATTTTGAGGCTTGATATCAAAATGGAGAATACGTTGATCACAACCTTGGTGAAGATACTCAATACCTTTAGCTACACCTAAAGCAATTTCTTGCAACTTCTTCCAGCCCAAAAAGTTTTGCTTGTTGTCCGGCGAATTTATGAACTTCTGCAGGGAAGAATTCGGCAAGAACTCATAGATAAGAGCTCTTCTGAACCCATCAGCACAAAAACCAACCAACCGGACAATATTGACATGGTGGATTTTACCAATTATACCAACTTCATTGACAAACTCTTCCCCATTTCCCTGGGAATTATTCAGCATTTTCACAGCAACAGTAAATTCTTTTGAGATGCTTCCTTTGAAGACAGTTCCATAGGCTCCCTCTCCTAACTTGTTGCCGAAGTTATTGGTAATTCTCTTGATTTCAGCATAAGAGTACCTGGTTGGCTTTTGAGCTCTGTAGTCTTCAAGAAATTTTTCAATaattgcttctttttctttttgtattatGCAAGTATCATAGATGTAGTAAATCGCACCGGTTAGCAGGATAAGGAAAAATGATCCCAGTACTGATCCTGCATTCATCAAAACTCCATCTTTAGAAAATTTTCACATTTACTTGCTTTCAGGCTAATTAATAATGATACCAAGAAaagcattaaaaaaaaagagaaggcaTAATGAAGTTGAAAACTAACCTGTTGTTACCAGAGCTGTTGATGGTCCTGCAACAACACCAGTAAACTTAGATCATGCAATCACTTGAAAAAGCAATAACCCTGAATTTGTTTAACAAGTTAAAAGGTACATAAAGCTAGTCGGAATCATGGACTGATTCATTGATTTGGATGTCTAATGTTTTCATGAAATTCATCTACTTGCTTCAATTATTCGTTAATATAACATCTAAGAAGGAATCTACTCCAAAACAATAAGAGTCAAGCTTAATTATATTGGCTATTAGTCATGTCAAATGcaacaaaatgaaaaaataaataaaaaaataagctACCTTTATGGTTGTCTAAACAACTGAATTCATTCTTTGTACTATTCCAACTACACCTGTTCCCTTTTGATTCACAATGTCCACAGTCTGGTTCAGACCATTTCAGATGAAGATGAGCATCCTCATCAACGAATATTCTCGGGACTGATGAAACATTGAACATTTTGGTGCAGAATGAGAGAGGCAAGTACTCGATTTTTGAACTAGA is a window encoding:
- the LOC130946676 gene encoding rust resistance kinase Lr10-like; this translates as MGFSLIGVLFMFCFNVELALASDTCQVLSCGNQEIRFPFRIKGRQPQNCGYPGFDLVCTDSNETLIELHDSLNFSVNKIDYRKQTIELSYPHNGCFPRLLHSLKLSASPFNFNMKADDYYDDYYFFNCSALERDYIKDYLIQCLSTSASSIYAIPSSSKIEYLPLSFCTKMFNVSSVPRIFVDEDAHLHLKWSEPDCGHCESKGNRCSWNSTKNEFSCLDNHKGPSTALVTTGSVLGSFFLILLTGAIYYIYDTCIIQKEKEAIIEKFLEDYRAQKPTRYSYAEIKRITNNFGNKLGEGAYGTVFKGSISKEFTVAVKMLNNSQGNGEEFVNEVGIIGKIHHVNIVRLVGFCADGFRRALIYEFLPNSSLQKFINSPDNKQNFLGWKKLQEIALGVAKGIEYLHQGCDQRILHFDIKPQNVLLDHNFTPKICDFGLAKLCSKDQSVVSMTAARGTLGYIAPEVFSRNFGNVSYKSDVYSYGMMLLETIGGKKITEDVEENSSHIYYPEWIHNLLEEKEEMRIHIEDEGDAKIAKQLATVGLWCIQWHAVDRPSMQTVLQMLEGDQDTLPIPPNPFASTGPSRKYSKIGVPARQIIQDLEVIQELD